The following proteins are co-located in the Fusobacteria bacterium ZRK30 genome:
- the rsmG gene encoding 16S rRNA (guanine(527)-N(7))-methyltransferase RsmG, translating to MKEFFYEGLKKIGLELDEATVDMLLEYGNLLLETNKHTNLTAIRDEKTMYEKHFLDSLLLQTKIPFGVKKAMDIGTGAGFPGMVLAIANPDINFTLMDSVSKKTNFLEMVAEKLNLSNVEVVNMRAEDYIKLENKRETYDLGLCRGVSKFNVILEYMVPFLKVGATFLAQKMDYQEELEYSKNAFEILNSEIVKVDELKLPFCGDARYIFEIKKMEETDRKYPRRAGIPLKRPL from the coding sequence ATGAAAGAATTTTTTTATGAAGGACTAAAAAAAATAGGACTGGAATTAGATGAAGCTACAGTAGATATGTTATTAGAGTATGGGAACTTATTGTTAGAGACCAACAAACACACCAACTTAACAGCTATCAGAGATGAAAAAACTATGTATGAAAAACATTTTTTAGATTCTTTATTACTGCAAACTAAGATACCTTTTGGTGTTAAAAAAGCTATGGATATAGGAACAGGAGCAGGGTTTCCTGGGATGGTATTAGCCATTGCCAATCCTGATATAAACTTCACTCTGATGGATTCTGTAAGTAAAAAAACAAATTTTTTAGAGATGGTGGCAGAAAAATTAAATCTATCCAATGTAGAAGTGGTAAATATGAGAGCGGAAGATTATATAAAACTGGAAAATAAGAGAGAAACTTATGACCTTGGGTTATGCAGGGGAGTATCAAAGTTTAATGTGATACTGGAATATATGGTTCCCTTTCTAAAGGTCGGGGCTACATTTTTAGCCCAAAAAATGGACTATCAGGAGGAGTTGGAATACTCGAAAAATGCATTTGAAATATTAAACAGTGAAATAGTAAAAGTAGATGAATTAAAATTACCATTTTGTGGAGATGCAAGATATATATTTGAAATAAAAAAAATGGAGGAGACTGACAGGAAATATCCAAGAAGAGCAGGAATACCACTTAAAAGACCACTATAA